The Triticum aestivum cultivar Chinese Spring chromosome 3A, IWGSC CS RefSeq v2.1, whole genome shotgun sequence genome includes a region encoding these proteins:
- the LOC123063481 gene encoding cysteine-rich receptor-like protein kinase 10 isoform X1, with the protein MDLPCHRWMAMVILPLLLLVPLTAAQMWPSCGESGDYKSNSTYEANLKLLSTTLPKKAASSTNLFATDTVGNVPNVIFALALCRGDSNTSACEGCLVTAFQDGQEHCANYKDAAVYYDSNPCMLRFSNKNFLSTTVNDHILIIVSIESLMMNISTRADSFRVLLFTLLNNTAQAAANSLRRFTTSRLDVNSFPTLYCLMQCTPDLTADDCTACLQPYFQYTVKYMDGKKGGRLLGTRCTMRYEIFPFFQGDPMLRIINLVSEVPAINNTIPRITVNPPPQSQSQPQSPVAAPPPPEAQAATQELHGRNSRQRPLWIIAVAAPLLSIFLCVICFVVWMRRRRKGTEILHDQAAMNRPEEDALVWRLEEKSSEFTLFDLSEVLRATHNFSKENLLGQGGFGPVYKFCTYFQGQLPNGTEIAVKRLASHSGQGFTEFKNEVELIAKLQHSNLVKLMGCCIKGEEKLLVYEYLPNKSLDFFIFDVNQTTLVDWNKRCVIIEGIAQGLLYLHKHSRLRIIHRDLKASNILLDQDMNPKISDFGLAKIFSTNDSQGSTKKVVGTYGYMAPEYASEGIYSIKSDVFSFGVLLLEILSGKRNSGFHQHEDFLNLLGYSWHLWEGGRCLELLEASIVEEIHAAEASRYINIALMCVQERADDRPTMSTVVAMLNSENVSLPGPKHPAYFNLRVSKEDESGSVPYSNNADTICSNNDLTITEEPDGR; encoded by the exons ATGGATCTGCCTTGTCATCGGTGGATGGCCATGGTTATCCTCCCCCTCCTGCTCCTCGTGCCTCTCACCGCTGCCCAAATGTGGCCATCCTGTGGCGAGAGCGGCGACTACAAATCAAATAGCACCTACGAAGCCAACCTCAAGCTCCTCTCAACCACCCTCCCGAAGAAAGCAGCGTCCAGCACCAACCTCTTCGCCACCGACACCGTTGGCAATGTTCCGAATGTCATCTTCGCCCTCGCACTCTGCCGCGGGGACTCCAACACCTCTGCCTGCGAGGGATGTTTGGTTACTGCCTTCCAGGACGGGCAGGAGCACTGCGCGAACTATAAGGACGCCGCTGTGTACTATGATAGCAATCCTTGCATGCTCAGGTTCTCCAACAAGAATTTTCTCTCCACCACCGTCAATGACCATATACTCATCATTGTTAGCATCGAGAGCTTGATGATGAACATCTCGACAAGAGCCGACTCCTTCAGGGTCTTGTTGTTCACGCTTCTGAACAACACGGCTCAAGCGGCCGCGAACAGCTTGAGGAGGTTCACCACCTCGCGCTTAGACGTCAACTCCTTCCCTACGCTCTACTGCCTTATGCAGTGCACGCCAGACCTGACCGCCGACGACTGCACCGCATGTTTGCAGCCTTACTTCCAGTATACAGTCAAGTACATGGATGGTAAGAAAGGTGGTCGATTACTGGGGACACGGTGTACCATGAGATACGAGATATTCCCATTCTTCCAAGGGGACCCCATGCTGCGTATTATCAACTTGGTATCTGAAGTTCCGGCGATCAACAACACCATTCCACGGATTACCGTGAACCCACCCCCACAGTCACAGTCACAGCCACAGTCGCCGGTTGCAGCACCACCACCTCCGGAGGCGCAAGCAGCCACCCAAGAACTTCATG GACGCAACTCACGCCAGAGGCCGCTCTGGATTATCGCTGTGGCAGCTCCATTACTGTCAATATTTCTGTGCGTTATCTGTTTTGTTGTATGGATGAGAAGGCGAAGAAAAG GAACGGAAATATTACATGATCAAGCTGCCATGAATAGGCCGGAAGAAGACGCATTGGTTTGGAGATTGGAAGAGAAGAGTTCAGAGTTCACTCTGTTTGACTTATCTGAGGTATTGCGTGCTACACACAACTTCTCCAAAGAAAACCTACTTGGGCAAGGTGGTTTTGGCCCTGTCTACAAG TTTTGTACATACTTCCAGGGCCAGTTACCAAATGGAACAGAAATTGCAGTTAAAAGGCTTGCCTCACATTCAGGACAGGGTTTCACAGAATTCAAAAATGAAGTTGAACTTATTGCAAAACTACAACACAGTAATCTGGTCAAGCTCATGGGATGCTGCATTAAGGGAGAGGAAAAACTTTTGGTGTACGAATATTTGCCAAATAAGAGCTTGGACTTCTTCATCTTTG ATGTTAACCAAACAACTTTGGTTGATTGGAATAAAAGATGTGTGATAATCGAAGGGATAGCCCAAGGTCTACTATATCTCCACAAGCACTCCCGGTTGCGCATCATACACAGAGACCTTAAGGCCAGCAACATTCTCTTGGACCAGGACATGAATCCTAAAATTTCTGATTTTGGGCTAGCAAAAATTTTCAGCACCAATGATTCTCAGGGAAGCACAAAGAAGGTGGTGGGAACATA TGGTTATATGGCTCCGGAGTATGCATCTGAAGGAATTTACTCTATCAAATCTGACGTGTTCAGTTTTGGTGTGTTGCTTCTCGAGATCCTTAGTGGAAAAAGGAATTCTGGTTTCCATCAGCATGAAGACTTTCTTAACCTCCTTGGATAT TCATGGCATCTCTGGGAAGGAGGGAGATGTCTTGAGCTTCTAGAAGCATCGATTGTTGAGGAGATCCATGCAGCGGAGGCTAGTAGGTACATTAACATTGCGCTAATGTGCGTACAAGAGCGCGCAGACGATCGACCAACCATGTCGACTGTCGTCGCAATGTTAAACAGTGAGAATGTTAGTCTTCCAGGGCCTAAACATCCGGCATACTTCAACCTACGGGTATCCAAGGAAGATGAATCGGGTAGTGTTCCATACAGTAATAATGCCGACACCATCTGCAGTAATAATGACTTGACCATCACTGAGGAGCCAGATGGCAGATAG
- the LOC123063483 gene encoding cysteine-rich receptor-like protein kinase 10 — protein MAMKFLPSLHLPCHPWMTMVILPLLLLLVPLAAAQWSSCSKSDDYKSNSTYEANLSLLSSTLPKKAASSTTLFATSIMGNVPDIVYALTLCRGDSNASACESCVTTAFQDIRQLCPYKKNATVYYDPCMLKFSNKNFLATTTVNDPLIIVNTKNFMTNADITQRLLFTLINSTAQLAANSLRRFTTSRLDVGSSPTLYCLMQCMPDLIPHDCESCFQDILNSTLEYLGGKQGGRVLGTRCYMRYEMYPFFQGDPTLRIINLAPHVPTINNTTTPATVYPQSQPPAAAPPPEGKATVQEHNGRKSRKRALWIIVVVATLLSILMCFICFIVWKRRKGKVNINNQAATNRPEEYALVWRLEERSSEFTLFDFPEILQATHNFSKENLLGQGGFGPVYKGQLPDGMEIAVKRLASHSGQGFTEFKNEVELIAKLQHNNLVKLLGCCILGEEKLLVYEYLPNKSLDFFIFDENRTTLVDWEKRRVIIEGIAQGLLYLHKHSRLRIIHRDLKASNILLDQDMNPKISDFGLAKIFSSNDTQGSTKRVVGTYGYMSPEYASEGIYSIKTDVFSFGVLLLEILSGKRNSRFHQREDFLNLLGYSWHLWEGGSWLELLDVSIVTEVHTTEARRYINIALMCVQESADDRPTMSDVVAMLNSESVIIPEPNPPAYVNVRVSKVHQSASVVVPCSNNDVTITEEPDGR, from the exons ATGGCGATGAAGTTCCTACCATCCCTGCACCTGCCTTGTCACCCATGGATGACCATGGTtatcctccctctcctcctcctcctcgtgccaCTTGCCGCTGCTCAATGGTCATCCTGTAGCAAGAGCGACGACTATAAATCTAATAGCACCTATGAAGCCAACCTCAGTCTCCTCTCTTCAACCCTCCCGAAGAAAGCAGCGTCCAGCACCACCCTCTTTGCAACCAGCATCATGGGCAATGTTCCGGACATTGTCTATGCCCTCACGCTCTGCCGCGGGGACTCTAACGCCTCCGCCTGCGAGAGCTGTGTAACCACCGCGTTTCAGGACATCCGGCAGCTCTGCCCGTACAAAAAGAATGCCACCGTGTACTACGATCCGTGCATGCTCAAGTTCTCCAACAAGAATTTTCTCGCCACCACCACCGTCAATGATCCACTCATCATCGTGAACACTAAGAACTTCATGACAAACGCCGACATCACCCAGCGATTATTGTTCACGCTTATCAACAGCACGGCTCAATTGGCCGCGAATAGCTTGAGGAGGTTCACTACCTCGCGCTTAGATGTTGGTTCCTCCCCAACGTTGTACTGTCTTATGCAGTGCATGCCCGATCTGATTCCCCACGACTGCGAGTCCTGCTTCCAGGATATCTTGAATAGTACGCTCGAGTACCTGGGCGGTAAGCAAGGTGGCCGAGTTCTGGGGACACGGTGTTACATGAGGTACGAGATGTACCCCTTCTTCCAAGGGGACCCTACGCTGCGTATTATCAACTTGGCCCCTCATGTTCCGACGATCAACAACACTACGACACCAGCTACCGTGTACCCACAATCGCAGCCACCAGCTGCGGCGCCACCCCCGGAGGGAAAAGCGACCGTCCAAGAACATAACG GACGCAAATCACGCAAGAGGGCACTGTGGATTATTGTTGTGGTGGCTACACTGCTGTCAATACTTATGTGCTTTATCTGTTTCATTGTATGGAAGAGAAGAAAAG GAAAGGTAAACATAAACAATCAAGCTGCCACGAATAGGCCGGAAGAATATGCACTGGTTTGGAGATTGGAGGAGAGGAGTTCAGAGTTCACACTCTTTGACTTTCCTGAGATATTACAAGCTACACACAACTTTTCCAAAGAAAATCTACTTGGGCAAGGTGGTTTTGGCCCTGTCTACAAG GGCCAATTACCAGATGGAATGGAGATTGCTGTTAAAAGGCTTGCCTCACATTCAGGACAGGGTTTCACAGAATTCAAGAATGAAGTTGAACTTATTGCAAAACTACAACACAATAATCTGGTAAAGCTCTTGGGATGTTGCATTCTGGGGGAGGAAAAACTATTGGTGTATGAGTATTTGCCAAATAAGAGCTTGGACTTCTTTATATTTG ATGAAAACAGAACAACTTTGGTTGATTGGGAAAAAAGACGTGTCATAATTGAAGGGATAGCCCAAGGTCTTCTATATCTTCACAAGCACTCTCGATTGCGCATCATACATAGAGATCTCAAGGCCAGCAACATTCTCTTGGACCAGGACATGAATCCTAAAATTTCAGATTTTGGTCTAGCAAAAATTTTCAGCTCCAATGACACTCAGGGAAGCACAAAGAGGGTAGTGGGAACATA TGGTTATATGTCTCCGGAGTATGCATCTGAAGGCATTTACTCAATCAAAACCGACGTGTTCAGCTTTGGTGTGTTGCTTCTTGAGATCCTCAGTGGAAAAAGGAATTCTCGTTTCCATCAACGCGAAGACTTTCTTAACCTTCTTGGATAT TCATGGCATCTCTGGGAAGGAGGAAGTTGGCTTGAGCTTCTAGATGTATCAATTGTTACGGAGGTCCATACAACAGAGGCTAGAAGGTACATTAACATTGCACTGATGTGCGTACAAGAGAGTGCGGATGATCGACCCACCATGTCAGATGTTGTTGCAATGTTAAACAGCGAGAGTGTTATTATTCCAGAGCCTAATCCTCCTGCATACGTCAACGTAAGAGTATCTAAGGTACACCAATCAGCTAGTGTTGTTGTTCCATGCAGTAATAATGATGTAACCATCACCGAAGAGCCAGATGGAAGATAG
- the LOC123063481 gene encoding cysteine-rich receptor-like protein kinase 10 isoform X2 → MDLPCHRWMAMVILPLLLLVPLTAAQMWPSCGESGDYKSNSTYEANLKLLSTTLPKKAASSTNLFATDTVGNVPNVIFALALCRGDSNTSACEGCLVTAFQDGQEHCANYKDAAVYYDSNPCMLRFSNKNFLSTTVNDHILIIVSIESLMMNISTRADSFRVLLFTLLNNTAQAAANSLRRFTTSRLDVNSFPTLYCLMQCTPDLTADDCTACLQPYFQYTVKYMDGKKGGRLLGTRCTMRYEIFPFFQGDPMLRIINLVSEVPAINNTIPRITVNPPPQSQSQPQSPVAAPPPPEAQAATQELHGRNSRQRPLWIIAVAAPLLSIFLCVICFVVWMRRRRKGTEILHDQAAMNRPEEDALVWRLEEKSSEFTLFDLSEVLRATHNFSKENLLGQGGFGPVYKGQLPNGTEIAVKRLASHSGQGFTEFKNEVELIAKLQHSNLVKLMGCCIKGEEKLLVYEYLPNKSLDFFIFDVNQTTLVDWNKRCVIIEGIAQGLLYLHKHSRLRIIHRDLKASNILLDQDMNPKISDFGLAKIFSTNDSQGSTKKVVGTYGYMAPEYASEGIYSIKSDVFSFGVLLLEILSGKRNSGFHQHEDFLNLLGYSWHLWEGGRCLELLEASIVEEIHAAEASRYINIALMCVQERADDRPTMSTVVAMLNSENVSLPGPKHPAYFNLRVSKEDESGSVPYSNNADTICSNNDLTITEEPDGR, encoded by the exons ATGGATCTGCCTTGTCATCGGTGGATGGCCATGGTTATCCTCCCCCTCCTGCTCCTCGTGCCTCTCACCGCTGCCCAAATGTGGCCATCCTGTGGCGAGAGCGGCGACTACAAATCAAATAGCACCTACGAAGCCAACCTCAAGCTCCTCTCAACCACCCTCCCGAAGAAAGCAGCGTCCAGCACCAACCTCTTCGCCACCGACACCGTTGGCAATGTTCCGAATGTCATCTTCGCCCTCGCACTCTGCCGCGGGGACTCCAACACCTCTGCCTGCGAGGGATGTTTGGTTACTGCCTTCCAGGACGGGCAGGAGCACTGCGCGAACTATAAGGACGCCGCTGTGTACTATGATAGCAATCCTTGCATGCTCAGGTTCTCCAACAAGAATTTTCTCTCCACCACCGTCAATGACCATATACTCATCATTGTTAGCATCGAGAGCTTGATGATGAACATCTCGACAAGAGCCGACTCCTTCAGGGTCTTGTTGTTCACGCTTCTGAACAACACGGCTCAAGCGGCCGCGAACAGCTTGAGGAGGTTCACCACCTCGCGCTTAGACGTCAACTCCTTCCCTACGCTCTACTGCCTTATGCAGTGCACGCCAGACCTGACCGCCGACGACTGCACCGCATGTTTGCAGCCTTACTTCCAGTATACAGTCAAGTACATGGATGGTAAGAAAGGTGGTCGATTACTGGGGACACGGTGTACCATGAGATACGAGATATTCCCATTCTTCCAAGGGGACCCCATGCTGCGTATTATCAACTTGGTATCTGAAGTTCCGGCGATCAACAACACCATTCCACGGATTACCGTGAACCCACCCCCACAGTCACAGTCACAGCCACAGTCGCCGGTTGCAGCACCACCACCTCCGGAGGCGCAAGCAGCCACCCAAGAACTTCATG GACGCAACTCACGCCAGAGGCCGCTCTGGATTATCGCTGTGGCAGCTCCATTACTGTCAATATTTCTGTGCGTTATCTGTTTTGTTGTATGGATGAGAAGGCGAAGAAAAG GAACGGAAATATTACATGATCAAGCTGCCATGAATAGGCCGGAAGAAGACGCATTGGTTTGGAGATTGGAAGAGAAGAGTTCAGAGTTCACTCTGTTTGACTTATCTGAGGTATTGCGTGCTACACACAACTTCTCCAAAGAAAACCTACTTGGGCAAGGTGGTTTTGGCCCTGTCTACAAG GGCCAGTTACCAAATGGAACAGAAATTGCAGTTAAAAGGCTTGCCTCACATTCAGGACAGGGTTTCACAGAATTCAAAAATGAAGTTGAACTTATTGCAAAACTACAACACAGTAATCTGGTCAAGCTCATGGGATGCTGCATTAAGGGAGAGGAAAAACTTTTGGTGTACGAATATTTGCCAAATAAGAGCTTGGACTTCTTCATCTTTG ATGTTAACCAAACAACTTTGGTTGATTGGAATAAAAGATGTGTGATAATCGAAGGGATAGCCCAAGGTCTACTATATCTCCACAAGCACTCCCGGTTGCGCATCATACACAGAGACCTTAAGGCCAGCAACATTCTCTTGGACCAGGACATGAATCCTAAAATTTCTGATTTTGGGCTAGCAAAAATTTTCAGCACCAATGATTCTCAGGGAAGCACAAAGAAGGTGGTGGGAACATA TGGTTATATGGCTCCGGAGTATGCATCTGAAGGAATTTACTCTATCAAATCTGACGTGTTCAGTTTTGGTGTGTTGCTTCTCGAGATCCTTAGTGGAAAAAGGAATTCTGGTTTCCATCAGCATGAAGACTTTCTTAACCTCCTTGGATAT TCATGGCATCTCTGGGAAGGAGGGAGATGTCTTGAGCTTCTAGAAGCATCGATTGTTGAGGAGATCCATGCAGCGGAGGCTAGTAGGTACATTAACATTGCGCTAATGTGCGTACAAGAGCGCGCAGACGATCGACCAACCATGTCGACTGTCGTCGCAATGTTAAACAGTGAGAATGTTAGTCTTCCAGGGCCTAAACATCCGGCATACTTCAACCTACGGGTATCCAAGGAAGATGAATCGGGTAGTGTTCCATACAGTAATAATGCCGACACCATCTGCAGTAATAATGACTTGACCATCACTGAGGAGCCAGATGGCAGATAG